From the Chryseobacterium sp. G0201 genome, the window TGATGGGTGGATACATTCTTTATTTATATAAAACGGTGAGGAAATTTTGGGGAGAAGCGGTGGTGGTAACGCAGGAACTGGATGACATTATTGGAAATGCAGTGGTTAAAGATTCCATCATCAATAATTCGGACACTTTTATATTGCTTGACCAGACGAAGTTCAAAGACAACTTTGATAAAATCGCTTCATTGCTATCGCTCAATAAAGTAGAGCAAAACAAGATTTTTACCATCAACAATCTCAACAACAAATTCGGAAGAAGCCGATTCAAAGAATTTTACTTAAAAAGAGGTTCAAAAGGAGAGGTCTATGGAAATGAGGTTTCATTGGAGCAATATCTCACCTACACTACAGAAAAACCGGAAAAATCGGCAGTTGAATATTATGTATGTCAATATGGCGACTATGATGAAGCATTGCGCAAAATAGTTGGTGATCTCAAAACCTTCGGAGACAGTCTGGAAAACTTAGTGTCACTGGTGAACTTATATCAAAATCCATTGGATGATAAAATCAATTCTTTCTACAGAATGATGAAAAAGGAACACAAAGGGAAGAATGTCTTCAAGACTATCACACAGGAATTAGAAGACCGCAATATCAGTTTTTCAGAATTAATCAGTAAACAAAATTACGCTTATGAAAACGTTTAGACCTATAAATTTACCAAGAGGATTTCGTCACGTTTCATCTCTGGCGAACCATATTATATTGAAGGTTTTTCTACTAATTTTCTCCTTCTGGGAGACAATGGGATTCGCTCAAAACACTTACATCGACCCTACGGTAACAGCGGCAATGATTCTTTATTCTGAAAATCTAAAAGCCAAACAGAACGAAGTCATTGATGAAACTTCAAAATTAAAGGACGCACAGACCTGGGTGGGGACTCAGATGGTGGCAGCTAATGACATTCAGAATAAAATTCTGAAGGGTTTAAAAGAGGTTTCCGGCACTTTACAAAATGGAATTCAGGCACAGGAAATCTACTCTGAACTTAATAAATGCTACAATTATTCATCACAAGTGATACAACTAGCATCAGAACATCCTGAGTATGCCATTTTTGGGGTGAAAGCTTCACAAAAAACGTATGAGCAAAGTCTAAAGATTGTTACAGATGTTTCTGATATTCTCGCTTCCGGAGAGCTGAATCTTGCAACAGCAGGAGACCGCTACAAAATTCTTCATAATATTTCAGGTAATGTCAAAAATCTGAAACTATGGCTTTTGGCGATAAAACTACGACTGGAAAAAGCCAATCGATTGGGATTCTGGAATTCCATTAATCCATTTGCAGGCTACATCAATACAGACAAAGCTATTGTTGAAAACATAATGAACAGGTACAAACGGAATTTTTAAATTTTTCTATTATGAAATCGAAAAATGAGATTTGCCGACTATGCGGAGTCAAAAAGAAAATTGTTGTCAGTTTGCTTATTCCTGTAGTTTATTTCGTATTGACATCCTCCGGTGGTGGCTCTACACCGGCTTGGCAACAGGAAAATGTATCATTTCCGATGATGGATATAGAAATCAATGCCACGATGAAAGAACACGACAGGCAAAAAGAAATGCGACAAAAACAAATTGCCAATGCTACCGTAGAAACAGCTAATAGAACCCAATGGAACCAATTCAAGGAAAAGATTACCAAAGTTCAGGACAGATTGCGGATTATTTCATTTGCCATTCAAGCTGTACCGACAGGAATAGCAATGAGCAGGGAAATAACCAAAATAACAAACAATCAGACTGCTATTATCAATGAAATAAGTGATGCTCCTTATTCAATTATTGCGGTATTGCCTTCCCAGGTTCAATTTGTTGATGATCTGCAAATGGTAACAAGGTTAGTAACAGGGATCATTTTGTCTTACGGAGCCATCAACCAAATGGAAAAATCAGAACGTAAAGTATTATTGGACTATGCTTTAGGGGAACTAAAGGCAATAAGCAGGAATTCTACGCATATGCTGCTCAAGATAAGAGATATTAAAGCCAAAGTAAAACGTAACAAAAGAGCCTTTCAATATTATGTCAATAGGGATAAGCAAGTAGTTGAAAGCATCATGGATAACATCAAATCTTTCTAAAATGAAAAAACTATTTTTTTCCGGAGTTTTATTCTTCACTGTTGCATCCGTAAAAAGCCAGCAGATAGTTATCAATGACAAACTTTTATCACAGATCACCGTAAATCACGGCGTTCGATTGGGAAGTGAACAGACTTTTTTGGATTCGTATGAAAAGCAAAAAGAACTGTATGACGATGTCAATAATAAGATAACGCAGATCATAGCCATTCAGGAATACATCTATCAACAACTGAAAAATGTGAATTCAGCCCTGACCCAGAGTAAAAAACTCATTTACCTCTATCAATATTTGGGTAAAATAGTGACGAACTCCAACAAAATGCTGGATTTATCGGCACAACATCCTGAATACGCCGTCTTGGTATCAAAATATTATGTTGAGATAGGCAAGCAAACGATCAAACTTCAGCAGGAAGTTACCCAGGATATTCTCAATGAAGATAAAGATTTTCTGATGGATGCTATGGATAGGGAAATGCTTATTGAAAAGATATTTACCCGTGTCAGAAATATCAACGGAAATATTCTGTACATCAATCTGCGATTAGAGAATGCCAAGAAAATCCCTTATCTGTATCAGGTTCCGGTTCTCCGCAATTACATCAATATAGACAAAGCCATTGTTGGCGACATCATCACTAAATACCAGTACCTCTTTAATTAAAAAATTATGGAAAATCTACTAAAAAAAATCAGTCTATTTCAGTTGCTCTTTTTTGCAGCCACTGTGTTTGCACAATTGAGTGTAAAGAGATTGAATGACCCTTCCATTGTTGCCCAGCATAAAAGAATGGTCTTTCAAGATTGGGGAGATTGGAGACCTTACCCAAAATATTTTTTAGGCATTCAAACCAATTTTGCCTACGCCACGGTTTGGGGAATGTGGGCTCCGAAAATTAACAGGGATTATAAAGATGGCGAAGACATTCGACCATTAAAACCTACCGGAGTGCAAAATCAAAGATTCGCTCAATTAAAATTTCAGGAGGAAGAGGCAAAAAATATAAAAGCAGCTTCAGACACTATTCATAAAAGAAGTATTCAGGATTTTGCCCATTGGACTTCCGCTACTGTCGATGCAGACCCTCTATGGTTATTGTATTACAAACGAATGCTAAAACCAATTACCGAATTCCCCGATACACCTCAAAATTTTCAAGAATGGCGACTGAAAGACCAACAAACGTTTGAAACACTCAGCTCAACAGGCACCATAAGAAGACTTCAGGAAGAATTGGATCTCATCAAAGAAAAATATTCAATGTCGAGAAGTATGGATATGCCAAGGGGAAAACGATTCATTATGTACCACGAAACCCTTATCAAATGGAGAAAATTTGTAACGGAATTAAGGAAGCACAATAATAAGACAACACTTCTTACAGATTATAAAAATATTTTGAAAAACCATTCAAATTATGCCTTACCACCGGGATGGATACCTGCTTCAGACCAGCAGATCGTTCACAATGTGATGAGCCAATATAAACACCGATATTAAAAATGAATAAAACGATAACCGTAACTTTTTGCGTATTCGCAATTCTACTGCCTGTCATGGGTTTCGCCCAAACAGACGGCGATTACAGTAATCTACTCCAATTTTTAAAAGGAGATGGCGCCTTTGAAAAATGGTTTATGGAGGTTTTTACCAAATTAGATAATAGTGTACAAGATAGCGCAGCAGGATCTGCTTTGGTAGGAAAAGCGATAGGCGGATTAGGCGCTCTTATGTACCTCGGATATATGGGTTGGCAAATGGCAGCAGGAGATAGAGAATGGGAAATCACCCCAATGCTGAAACCAATTCTTATCGGATTTACACTTGTTTATTGGAGCGGATTTGTCAATATGATTCAAGCGCCATTTGAAGCCATTGCAGAACCAGGAATCTCAATTTTCAGTGAGATAGAGTCTGAAGTCAATGATTTGCGGGTCGAGAGATTTAAAAAGCAACAGCAATTGCTCGATGCTGTTATAAAACTGAAAGCGGAAGAAGATGCGAAGCAGGAAGTCATTGAGAACACTACCGAAGATGCAGATGATTCCTGGTTTGACATCAGCGAGGGATTAGATAAACTCATTCAGCCCATCAAAGAATGGCAGATAAGAATGGAATTCCAAATGCAGAAATTAGTTGCAGAACTTATTGAATTTTTTTGCCTTTCCATTCTTCGGGTTTGTGTTTATCTCATTTTCTTCATTCAAAAAATATGGGCTTACATCCTGATTATTTTAGGGCCGATAGCCGTGGGGATGGCTCTTGTCCCTGGATTTGAAAGCTCTTTATATAGCTGGGTGTCCAAGTTCATCAATATTAACCTTTACACTTTTGTTGCCTACACCATAATCAATATTGGTCAGCAATTAATTGCTTCAGGCTATACAATGGAGATTGAAAGGTATGATACACTTTTATCCAACGGAACAATCACCAACCTTGATGCTTTGATGGTTTATGTTTCAAATTCAGGAATGATCTATAATCAGCTGTTCACCTGTGTTGCTTATGTTGTTACAGGAATCGGGGTTTTAATGACCCCAACCATTGCAGACAGTATTGTTTCAGCCGGAGGAGCGGGGACGATGACCAAAATGAAAAATGCTGCAGGAAAAATGGCAAGCAGTGCAAAAACAGCAATATTGGCAGCCAAAACAGGAGGCGCTTCAGTAGCAGCAGCTACAGCAAAAAATGCAGCAGCAGGTTCTGCATCGGGAAGAGCTCAGGGAGCGATGAAAAACGGAAAATAACCTTTAAAAAATACCAAAACAAAATGCTTATCAAAAATATAGAACAAAGAATTAAGATCAACAAGGTCGTTTCATTATCTGCCATTGCTTTTGCTGTTTTCATTGTTATTGCGGGATTTTTTTTTGCATACAGAATGATCGAGGATTCCAGAAA encodes:
- a CDS encoding membrane protein — translated: MNKTITVTFCVFAILLPVMGFAQTDGDYSNLLQFLKGDGAFEKWFMEVFTKLDNSVQDSAAGSALVGKAIGGLGALMYLGYMGWQMAAGDREWEITPMLKPILIGFTLVYWSGFVNMIQAPFEAIAEPGISIFSEIESEVNDLRVERFKKQQQLLDAVIKLKAEEDAKQEVIENTTEDADDSWFDISEGLDKLIQPIKEWQIRMEFQMQKLVAELIEFFCLSILRVCVYLIFFIQKIWAYILIILGPIAVGMALVPGFESSLYSWVSKFININLYTFVAYTIINIGQQLIASGYTMEIERYDTLLSNGTITNLDALMVYVSNSGMIYNQLFTCVAYVVTGIGVLMTPTIADSIVSAGGAGTMTKMKNAAGKMASSAKTAILAAKTGGASVAAATAKNAAAGSASGRAQGAMKNGK